One Vigna unguiculata cultivar IT97K-499-35 chromosome 11, ASM411807v1, whole genome shotgun sequence DNA window includes the following coding sequences:
- the LOC114168431 gene encoding NADP-dependent D-sorbitol-6-phosphate dehydrogenase-like isoform X1 yields the protein MHEVVVAEVSGAGREENHGNYAQQWLQDAHHWTGCVAHGRKSNQRNYSQFHQNWLSPFRLRCDAWISIRWLTRFGCVVAADYKNEAEVGEALKEALDSGLVKREDLFITTKLWNSDHGHVPEACKDSLKKLQLTYLDLYLVHFPVAVRHTGVGNTSSTLDDDGVLDIDTTISLETTWHAMEDLVSSGLVRSIGISNYDIFLTRDCLAYSKIKPAVNQIETHPYFQRESLVKFCQKHGICVTAHTPLGGGAANSEWFGTVSCLDDQVFKGLAEKYKKTAAQIALRWGIQRNTVVIPKSSKVERLKENFQVFDFELSKEDLMLIGNLDKAYRTNQPAVFWGINLYA from the exons ATGCATGAAGTAGTTGTAGCAGAGGTGAGTGGAGCAGGAAGAGAAGAAAATCATGGCAATTACGCTCAACAGTGGCTTCAAGATGCCCATCATTGGACTGGGTGTGTGGCGCATGGAAGGAAAAGCAATCAAAGAAATTATTCTCAATTCCATCAAAATTGGTTATCGCCATTTCGATTGCGCTG TGATGCGTGGATTAGCATAAGGTGGTTGACGAGATTTGGATGCGTTGTTGCAGCTGATTACAAGAACGAAGCAGAAGTTGGAGAGGCGCTTAAGGAGGCTCTTGATAGTGGCCTTGTGAAGAGGGAGGACCTTTTCATTACCACCAAG CTTTGGAATTCCGATCATGGACACGTTCCTGAGGCATGTAAAGACAGTCTCAAGAAGCTTCAGTTAACATATCTAGACTTGTATCTTGTTCATTTTCCTGTTGCCGTAAGGCATACTG GGGTTGGTAATACTTCTAGTACTTTGGATGATGATGGAGTCCTGGATATAGATACCACCATATCCCTGGAAACTACCTGGCATGCGATGGAGGATCTTGTTTCATCCGGTTTAGTTCGCAGCATAGGGATCAG CAACTATGATATCTTTCTGACAAGAGATTGCTTAGCATATTCCAAGATAAAACCTGCTGTAAATCAGATTGAAACTCATCCATACTTCCAGCGCGAATCTCTCGTCAAGTTTTGTCAGAAGCATGGGATTTGTGTCACTGCACACACTCCATTAGGAGGTGGTGCTGCAAATTCTGAATGGTTTGGTACAGTTTCATGTTTGGATGACCAAGTTTTCAAA gGTCTGgctgaaaaatacaaaaagactGCTGCCCAGATTGCTCTTCGCTGGGGCATTCAGAGGAACACTGTGGTCATTCCTAAATCGTCAAAAGTGGAGAGGTTGAAAGAAAACTTTCAGGTTTTTGATTTTGAGTTGTCTAAAGAGGACCTGATGCTCATTGGAAATCTAGATAAAGCATATCGAACTAATCAACCAGCTGTGTTTTGGGGCATAAATCTGTATGCATGA
- the LOC114169293 gene encoding probable transcription factor PosF21, with protein MGENEEATNDMMQRLHCSSSFLKQPLNMEQLSIPQFNPSQMRARHQHQHQFDGGNSNKRAGIPPSHPHQIPPISPYSQIPVTRQQQMGSHNISPTPTHTRSLSQPSFFSLDSLPPLSPSPFRDSSSTSVSEAADVSMEDRDVTSHSLLPPSPFARTLNTSTNSNLPLPPRKAHRRSNSDIPFGFSTVLQSSPPLIPLRGRENPVLAKPAQLVKRETPWDRGVDHSNVEGSGEKKSPEGEVVDDLFSAYMNLDSFDALNSSGTDDKNGTENRDDLDSRASGTKTNGGDSSDNEAESSVNESGDGAVRQGGSEKREGMKRSAGGEIAPTTRHYRSVSMDSFISKLNFGDESPKLPPSPGPRTGLLSPAGGVDGNSSAFSLEFGNGEFSGPELKKIMANEKLAEIALTDPKRAKRILANRQSAARSKERKMRYISELEHKVQTLQTEATTLSAQLTLLQRDSAGLTNQNSELKFRLQSMEQQAKLRDALNEALTAEVQRLKLATAELSGDSHGSSCLIPQHSVNPLMFQQQQPPTASQQNIHLQHQQQQQQHHHQNGNGNSNSDIKQ; from the exons ATGGGTGAAAATGAAGAAGCCACCAATGACATGATGCAGAGGCTTCACTGTTCTTCTTCGTTTCTGAAGCAGCCGTTGAACATGGAGCAACTCAGCATCCCGCAGTTCAATCCCTCGCAAATGCGCGCCAGGCATCAGCATCAGCATCAGTTCGACGGTGGGAACAGTAACAAGCGCGCGGGTATACCACCTTCGCACCCGCACCAGATCCCGCCCATTTCGCCCTACTCTCAGATCCCGGTGACGCGTCAGCAGCAAATGGGGTCGCACAACATTTCCCCTACACCCACCCACACGCGATCACTCTCGCAACCTTCCTTCTTCTCCCTCGATTCCCTTCCTCCTCTCAGCCCTTCCCCCTTCCGAGACTCCTCCTCTACGTCCGTCTCAGAAGCTGCTGACGTGTCCATGGAAGATCGTGACGTCACTTCTCATTCTCTCTTGCCACCCTCGCCTTTCGCCAGAACACTCAACACCTCAACCAACAGCAATTTACCTTTACCCCCTCGCAAAGCGCACAGACGCTCTAACAGTGATATTCCGTTTGGGTTTTCCACCGTTTTGCAATCTTCGCCACCGCTTATTCCTCTCCGGGGCAGAGAAAACCCCGTTTTGGCGAAACCTGCTCAGTTGGTCAAAAGAGAAACACCGTGGGACAGGGGTGTTGACCACAGTAATGTAGAGGGATCCGGGGAGAAGAAATCCCCGGAAGGGGAAGTTGTGGATGATCTTTTCTCTGCTTACATGAATTTAGATAGCTTTGATGCGTTGAACTCTTCTGGAACCGATGACAAAAACGGGACTGAAAACCGTGATGATTTGGATAGTAGAGCGAGTGGGACCAAGACTAATGGTGGTGACAGCAGCGATAATGAAGCTGAGAGCAGTGTTAATGAGAGTGGGGATGGTGCGGTGAGGCAGGGAGGGAGTGAGAAGAGGGAAGGGATGAAGAGGAGTGCGGGTGGGGAGATTGCACCCACCACCAGGCACTATAGGAGTGTGTCCATGGATAGTTTCATTTCGAAATTGAACTTTGGTGATGAGTCGCCGAAGCTGCCACCGTCGCCGGGGCCGAGAACTGGTTTGCTTTCGCCTGCTGGTGGAGTTGATGGCAATTCATCGGCCTTCAGCTTGGAGTTTGGAAATGGGGAGTTTAGTGGGCCtgaattgaagaaaattatGGCCAATGAAAAACTTGCTGAGATTGCCCTGACCGATCCAAAGCGTGCAAAAAG GATTTTGGCCAACCGGCAATCGGCTGCACGGTCCAAAGAGCGGAAGATGCGGTACATATCAGAGCTTGAACATAAGGTTCAGACACTTCAGACGGAAGCCACCACACTATCTGCACAACTTACTCTTTTACAG AGAGATTCTGCTGGACTCACCAACCAGAATAGCGAGTTGAAGTTTCGCCTTCAATCCATGGAACAACAAGCAAAGCTCCGAGATG cTCTAAATGAGGCCCTTACTGCTGAGGTTCAAAGACTAAAGCTTGCTACAGCTGAACTGAGTGGCGATTCACATGGTTCTAGCTGTTTGATTCCCCAGCATTCTGTGAACCCTCTGATGTTCCAGCAGCAGCAGCCTCCCACTGCATCCCAACAAAACATTCATCTTCAACATCAacagcaacagcagcagcaccaCCACCAGAATGGTAATGGCAACTCCAATTCCGACATAAAACAATAG
- the LOC114168431 gene encoding NADP-dependent D-sorbitol-6-phosphate dehydrogenase-like isoform X2, which yields MAITLNSGFKMPIIGLGVWRMEGKAIKEIILNSIKIGYRHFDCAADYKNEAEVGEALKEALDSGLVKREDLFITTKLWNSDHGHVPEACKDSLKKLQLTYLDLYLVHFPVAVRHTGVGNTSSTLDDDGVLDIDTTISLETTWHAMEDLVSSGLVRSIGISNYDIFLTRDCLAYSKIKPAVNQIETHPYFQRESLVKFCQKHGICVTAHTPLGGGAANSEWFGTVSCLDDQVFKGLAEKYKKTAAQIALRWGIQRNTVVIPKSSKVERLKENFQVFDFELSKEDLMLIGNLDKAYRTNQPAVFWGINLYA from the exons ATGGCAATTACGCTCAACAGTGGCTTCAAGATGCCCATCATTGGACTGGGTGTGTGGCGCATGGAAGGAAAAGCAATCAAAGAAATTATTCTCAATTCCATCAAAATTGGTTATCGCCATTTCGATTGCGCTG CTGATTACAAGAACGAAGCAGAAGTTGGAGAGGCGCTTAAGGAGGCTCTTGATAGTGGCCTTGTGAAGAGGGAGGACCTTTTCATTACCACCAAG CTTTGGAATTCCGATCATGGACACGTTCCTGAGGCATGTAAAGACAGTCTCAAGAAGCTTCAGTTAACATATCTAGACTTGTATCTTGTTCATTTTCCTGTTGCCGTAAGGCATACTG GGGTTGGTAATACTTCTAGTACTTTGGATGATGATGGAGTCCTGGATATAGATACCACCATATCCCTGGAAACTACCTGGCATGCGATGGAGGATCTTGTTTCATCCGGTTTAGTTCGCAGCATAGGGATCAG CAACTATGATATCTTTCTGACAAGAGATTGCTTAGCATATTCCAAGATAAAACCTGCTGTAAATCAGATTGAAACTCATCCATACTTCCAGCGCGAATCTCTCGTCAAGTTTTGTCAGAAGCATGGGATTTGTGTCACTGCACACACTCCATTAGGAGGTGGTGCTGCAAATTCTGAATGGTTTGGTACAGTTTCATGTTTGGATGACCAAGTTTTCAAA gGTCTGgctgaaaaatacaaaaagactGCTGCCCAGATTGCTCTTCGCTGGGGCATTCAGAGGAACACTGTGGTCATTCCTAAATCGTCAAAAGTGGAGAGGTTGAAAGAAAACTTTCAGGTTTTTGATTTTGAGTTGTCTAAAGAGGACCTGATGCTCATTGGAAATCTAGATAAAGCATATCGAACTAATCAACCAGCTGTGTTTTGGGGCATAAATCTGTATGCATGA
- the LOC114169903 gene encoding epimerase family protein SDR39U1 homolog, chloroplastic, with amino-acid sequence MALTWSHTISPSLHLPRSLSTRDTRTFRVSCVTDQDPKGTKMIISITGATGFIGRRLVQRLHADNHSVHVLTRSKSKAETIFPAKDFPGIKIAQEPEWKDSIQGSTGVVNLAGLPISTRWSPEIKKEIKQSRIRVTSKVVELINSAPDEIRPKVLVSATAVGYYGTNETQVFDERSPSGNDYLAEVCREWESTALKVNGDVRLTLIRIGVVLGKDGGALAKMIPLFNLFAGGPLGSGKQWFSWIHLDDIVNLIYEALSNPSYKGVINGTAPNPVRLAELCDQLGHVLARPSWLPVPDFALKAVLGEGASVVLEGQKVLPTEAKKLGFTFKYSYVKDALKAILS; translated from the exons ATGGCTCTGACATGGTCTCACACCATCTCTCCGTCGCTTCACCTTCCTCGATCTCTCTCA ACCAGAGACACTAGGACCTTCAGGGTTTCCTGCGTCACCGATCAAGATCCCAAG GGAACTAAGATGATCATATCTATAACTGGAGCAACAGGTTTTATTGGTAGAAGGTTGGTGCAAAGACTGCACGCAG ACAATCACAGTGTTCATGTCTTGACGAGATCTAAATCTAAAGCAGAAACAATTTTTCCGG CAAAAGACTTTCCAGGAATCAAGATTGCACAAGAGCCAGAATGGAAAGATAGCATTCAGGGCTCAACGGGGGTTGTGAATTTGGCTGGACTACCCATAAGTACCCGATGGTCTCCTGAG ATAAAGAAGGAAATCAAGCAGAGCAGGATTAGAGTGACCTCAAAG GTTGTAGAATTGATAAACAGTGCACCAGATGAAATTCGACCTAAAGTTCTTGTTAGTGCAACAGCTGTTGGTTATTATG GTACCAATGAGACACAAGTCTTTGATGAACGAAGTCCATCAGGAAATGATTATTTGGCTGAG GTTTGTAGGGAGTGGGAATCCACAGCCCTAAAGGTAAACGGAGATGTTAGACTGACTCTAATTCGCATTGGTGTTGTTCTTGGTAAAGATGGTGGAGCACTAG CTAAAATGATACCTCTCTTCAACTTGTTTGCTGGTGGACCTCTCGGTTCTGGAAAACAATG GTTCTCCTGGATTCACTTGGATGACATTGTCAATTTGATATATGAAGCGCTATCAAATCCATCTTACAAAG GTGTTATCAATGGAACTGCACCAAATCCTGTGCGATTGGCAGAATTGTGTGACCAGTTGGGACATGTCTTGGCTCGCCCCTCATGGCTGCCGGTACCTGATTTTGCACTCAAGGCTGTCCTTGGAGAAGGTGCTTCTGTG GTTTTAGAAGGGCAGAAAGTGCTTCCTACTGAAGCTAAGAAGTTGGGTTTCACCTTCAAATATTCTTACGTCAAGGATGCCCTTAAAGCAATTCTTTCTTGA
- the LOC114170560 gene encoding polyprenol reductase 2 isoform X1, with protein sequence MLLQNQSMEELLVQFLRAAWLAATLPIVIASFSIPNLSFLRRTLIGLAGRGKIMQSSQQKFTIPQRLFFHFYLVAFLWTTLLLVATWAYAYRMVPVVAEPFSYSTITSFLTGGSTIRADSHKVKQGYAAWEAVSLLLLMEFHVLRRLFESIHVFDYSPSARMHVIGYFTGLFFYIAAPLSLCGDCAVEVFNFVANLVTEFIVKGKNQMQVTELDIWQVLNPLIRLGWKHWIAGAVFLWGWIHQYHCHKILGSLRHSAEEEEYVIPHGDWFEIVSSPHYLSEIVIYASFVVATGGCNLTIWLLFSFVVANLSFAAVETHKWYRQKFKDYPSNRFAIIPFLL encoded by the exons ATGCTTCTGCAGAACCAATCAATGGAGGAGCTTCTCGTTCAATTTCTGAGAGCGGCATGGCTCGCTGCAACGTTACCAATCGTAATCGCGTCCTTTTCGATTCCCAATCTAAGCTTCCTCCGCCGCACCTTGATTGGCCTCGCCGGGCGAGGCAAAATCATGCAATCCTCCCAA CAGAAATTCACGATTCCTCAGAGGCTGTTTTTTCACTTCTACCTGGTGGCTTTTTTGTGGACCACGTTGCTGCTTGTCGCGACTTGGGCGTACGCGTACCGCATGGTGCCGGTTGTAGCGGAACCGTTTTCGTATTCTACTATCACCAGCTTCTTGACGGGTGGTTCCACCATAAGAGCCGATTCGCATAAAGTGAAGCAGGGGTATGCGGCGTGGGAAGCGGTTTCTCTGCTTTTGCTGATGGAATTTCACGTCCTCCGCCGACTCTTTGAAAGCATTCACGTCTTTGACTACAGCCCTTCTGCCCGCATGCATGTCATTGGTTATTTCACTGGATTGTT TTTCTACATAGCAGCACCACTATCGCTGTGTGGTGATTGTGCAGTTGAGGTGTTTAACTTCGTAGCAAATCTAGTGACCGAGTTCATTGTCAAGGGCAAGAATCAGATGCAAGTAACAGAGTTAGACATCTGGCAGGTTTTAAATCCTCTTATCAGGCTTGGGTGGAAGCATTGGATTGCTGGAGCTGTTTTCTTATGGGGTTGGATTCATCAATACCATTGCCATAAGATTCTT GGTTCTCTACGACATTCCGCAGAGGAAGAGGAATATGTAATTCCTCATGGTGATTGGTTTGAAATCGTCTCCTCTCCACATTATCTCTCTGAGATT GTTATATACGCTAGTTTTGTGGTCGCAACTGGAGGATGCAACCTAACAATCTggttacttttttcttttgtg GTGGCAAATCTGTCATTTGCAGCTGTGGAAACACATAAATGGTATCGTCAGAAATTTAAAGATTATCCAAGTAATCGATTTGCTATAATTCCATTTCTTCTGTGA
- the LOC114170508 gene encoding V-type proton ATPase 16 kDa proteolipid subunit — MASFSGDETAPFFGFLGAAAALVFSCMGAAYGTAKSGVGVASMGVMRPELVMKSIVPVVMAGVLGIYGLIIAVIISTGINPKAKSYYLFDGYAHLSSGLACGLAGLSAGMAIGIVGDAGVRANAQQPKLFVGMILILIFAEALALYGLIVGIILSSRAGQSRAD, encoded by the exons ATGGCTTCCTTCAGCGGCGATGAGACAGCACCGTTTTTCGGCTTCCTTGGGGCCGCAGCTGCTCTCGTCTTCTCCT GTATGGGAGCTGCCTATGGCACAGCAAAGAGTGGTGTGGGCGTGGCTTCGATGGGTGTGATGAGACCGGAGCTGGTGATGAAGTCTATTGTTCCTGTTGTTATGGCTGGAGTTTTGGGTATTTATGGTCTTATTATTGCTGTTATCATCAGTACTGGCATTAATCCCAAGGCCAAATCTTATTACCTCTTTGATGGTTATGCACATCTCTCCTCTGGTCTTGCCTGTGGGCTGGCTGGGCTCTCTGCTGGCATGGCTATTGGTATTGTTGGTGATGCTGGTGTTAG AGCCAATGCACAGCAGCCAAAGCTTTTCGTTGGAATGATTCTCATCCTCATTTTTGCTGAAGCTCTTGCCCTGTATGGTCTCATTGTTGGTATCATCTTGTCTTCTCGTGCTGGTCAGTCTAGAGCTGATTAA
- the LOC114170560 gene encoding polyprenol reductase 2 isoform X2, with protein sequence MLLQNQSMEELLVQFLRAAWLAATLPIVIASFSIPNLSFLRRTLIGLAGRGKIMQSSQKFTIPQRLFFHFYLVAFLWTTLLLVATWAYAYRMVPVVAEPFSYSTITSFLTGGSTIRADSHKVKQGYAAWEAVSLLLLMEFHVLRRLFESIHVFDYSPSARMHVIGYFTGLFFYIAAPLSLCGDCAVEVFNFVANLVTEFIVKGKNQMQVTELDIWQVLNPLIRLGWKHWIAGAVFLWGWIHQYHCHKILGSLRHSAEEEEYVIPHGDWFEIVSSPHYLSEIVIYASFVVATGGCNLTIWLLFSFVVANLSFAAVETHKWYRQKFKDYPSNRFAIIPFLL encoded by the exons ATGCTTCTGCAGAACCAATCAATGGAGGAGCTTCTCGTTCAATTTCTGAGAGCGGCATGGCTCGCTGCAACGTTACCAATCGTAATCGCGTCCTTTTCGATTCCCAATCTAAGCTTCCTCCGCCGCACCTTGATTGGCCTCGCCGGGCGAGGCAAAATCATGCAATCCTCCCAA AAATTCACGATTCCTCAGAGGCTGTTTTTTCACTTCTACCTGGTGGCTTTTTTGTGGACCACGTTGCTGCTTGTCGCGACTTGGGCGTACGCGTACCGCATGGTGCCGGTTGTAGCGGAACCGTTTTCGTATTCTACTATCACCAGCTTCTTGACGGGTGGTTCCACCATAAGAGCCGATTCGCATAAAGTGAAGCAGGGGTATGCGGCGTGGGAAGCGGTTTCTCTGCTTTTGCTGATGGAATTTCACGTCCTCCGCCGACTCTTTGAAAGCATTCACGTCTTTGACTACAGCCCTTCTGCCCGCATGCATGTCATTGGTTATTTCACTGGATTGTT TTTCTACATAGCAGCACCACTATCGCTGTGTGGTGATTGTGCAGTTGAGGTGTTTAACTTCGTAGCAAATCTAGTGACCGAGTTCATTGTCAAGGGCAAGAATCAGATGCAAGTAACAGAGTTAGACATCTGGCAGGTTTTAAATCCTCTTATCAGGCTTGGGTGGAAGCATTGGATTGCTGGAGCTGTTTTCTTATGGGGTTGGATTCATCAATACCATTGCCATAAGATTCTT GGTTCTCTACGACATTCCGCAGAGGAAGAGGAATATGTAATTCCTCATGGTGATTGGTTTGAAATCGTCTCCTCTCCACATTATCTCTCTGAGATT GTTATATACGCTAGTTTTGTGGTCGCAACTGGAGGATGCAACCTAACAATCTggttacttttttcttttgtg GTGGCAAATCTGTCATTTGCAGCTGTGGAAACACATAAATGGTATCGTCAGAAATTTAAAGATTATCCAAGTAATCGATTTGCTATAATTCCATTTCTTCTGTGA
- the LOC114169902 gene encoding polyol transporter 5-like, with the protein MAVDEPPSMKQDFDLQNKPKRNKFALACAVLASMTSILLGYDIGVMSGAALYIQRDLRVSDVKIEILNGIINLYSPVGSFIAGRTSDWIGRRYTIALAGIIFFAGAILMGFSPNYAFLMFGRFFAGVGIGFAFLIAPVYTSEISPTSSRGLLTSLPEIFLNGGILIGYISNYGFSKLSLRLGWRLMLGVGAIPAMFLAVVVLVMPESPRWLVAQGRLGEAKKILYKISDSEEEARLRLADIKETAGIPQDCDEDVVLVNKQSHGQGVWKELFLHPTRPVLHIFIASLGIHFFAQATGIDAVVLYSPRIFQSAGIKSDNYLLLATVAVGFVKTVSILVATFLLDRAGRRVLLLCSVSGLILSLVTLAVSLTVVGHSSSTLTWAIGLSIASVLAYVATFSIGSGPITWVYSSEIFPLRLRAQGVAIGAIVNRVTSGVISMTFLSLCKAITTGGAFFLFAAVAVAAWIFHYTMLPETRGKTLEEIEGSFGHFWRRNPKPKGLHGTNGDIPLTSSVKTSTNID; encoded by the exons ATGGCTGTGGACGAACCTCCATCTATGAAACAAGATTTTGATCTTCAAAACAAACCCAAAAGAAACAAGTTTGCTTTAGCTTGTGCCGTTTTAGCTTCCATGACTTCTATCTTACTTGGTTATG ATATTGGAGTGATGAGTGGAGCAGCGTTGTACATACAACGAGATCTTAGAGTATCGGATGTGAAAATCGAAATCCTGAATGGTATCATCAACCTCTACTCGCCGGTCGGTTCTTTCATCGCCGGCAGAACCTCCGACTGGATAGGTCGGCGCTACACCATTGCACTCGCCGGCATCATCTTCTTCGCCGGAGCAATCCTCATGGGATTCTCCCCTAACTACGCCTTTCTCATGTTTGGCCGCTTCTTCGCCGGCGTTGGCATCGGCTTCGCCTTCCTCATCGCTCCGGTCTACACCTCCGAAATCTCCCCTACCTCCTCCCGCGGCCTCCTCACTTCCTTGCCAGAG ATATTCCTAAACGGAGGGATTCTAATAGGATACATTTCAAACTATGGATTTTCGAAGCTGTCGCTTCGGCTGGGATGGCGGCTCATGCTTGGAGTGGGAGCCATTCCGGCCATGTTTCTAGCGGTGGTAGTGTTAGTGATGCCGGAGTCACCGAGGTGGCTCGTGGCGCAAGGTCGATTAGGCGAAGCCAAAAAAATTCTGTACAAAATCTCCGACTCCGAGGAAGAGGCTCGGCTAAGGCTAGCCGACATAAAAGAGACGGCTGGGATCCCTCAGGACTGCGACGAAGACGTCGTATTGGTGAACAAGCAGAGTCACGGGCAAGGTGTATGGAAAGAGCTTTTCCTCCACCCCACGCGCCCGGTTCTCCACATCTTCATCGCGTCGCTCGGGATTCACTTCTTCGCGCAAGCCACGGGCATCGACGCCGTCGTTTTGTACAGCCCGAGAATCTTCCAGAGCGCCGGAATCAAATCCGATAACTACCTTCTCCTCGCGACGGTGGCGGTTGGGTTCGTGAAAACCGTTTCCATTTTGGTTGCCACGTTTTTGTTGGACCGGGCCGGGCGGCGCGTGTTGCTTTTGTGCAGCGTCAGTGGGCTGATATTGTCGCTCGTGACACTGGCTGTGAGTCTCACCGTGGTGGGCCATTCTAGTTCGACGCTGACGTGGGCCATTGGGCTGAGCATCGCTTCGGTGTTGGCCTATGTAGCTACTTTCTCGATTGGGTCTGGGCCCATCACGTGGGTGTATAGCTCGGAGATTTTTCCGCTTAGGTTGCGCGCTCAGGGCGTGGCTATTGGGGCCATTGTGAATAGGGTGACGAGTGGGGTGATCTCAATGACTTTTCTGTCCCTCTGTAAGGCCATTACCACTGGTGGAGCTTTTTTTCTCTTCGCCGCCGTCGCTGTTGCTGCGTGGATTTTTCACTACACAATGCTACCCGAAACACGTGGGAAGACTCTTGAGGAAATTGAAGGCTCTTTCGGTCATTTCTGGAGAAGGAACCCTAAACCCAAAGGACTTCATGGCACTAACGGCGATATCCCATTAACGAGCAGTGTTAAAACTTCCACAAACATTGATTAG